The following proteins come from a genomic window of Streptomyces sp. NBC_01716:
- a CDS encoding SDR family oxidoreductase, translating to MDAVRKIAVVTGAGSGIGRGVSVALTGAGWSVVLAGRKAERLEETAALAAESATGTADTVCVPTDVARPEDVDALFETVRRRYGRIDFLFNNAGTFGPGGVPLEELPYSAWRKVVDTNLTGSFLCAQAAFRLMKDQDPQGGRIINNGSISAHTPRPHSVAYTATKHALTGLTKSLSLDGRPYRIACGQIDIGNAATDMTQRMTLGVPQANGELAVEPVMDAADVATTVLHMAELPLEANIQFATVLATAMPFIGRG from the coding sequence TCTCGGTCGCCCTGACGGGCGCGGGCTGGTCGGTCGTGCTCGCGGGACGGAAGGCCGAACGCCTGGAGGAGACGGCCGCGTTGGCGGCGGAATCGGCGACCGGGACGGCCGACACGGTGTGCGTGCCGACGGACGTGGCGCGGCCGGAGGACGTGGACGCGCTCTTCGAAACGGTGCGGCGGCGGTACGGCCGGATCGACTTCCTCTTCAACAACGCGGGCACGTTCGGACCCGGCGGCGTACCGCTGGAGGAGCTGCCCTACTCGGCGTGGCGCAAGGTGGTCGACACCAACCTGACGGGCTCGTTCCTGTGCGCGCAGGCGGCGTTCCGGCTGATGAAGGACCAGGACCCGCAGGGCGGGCGGATCATCAACAACGGCTCGATCTCAGCGCACACGCCGCGTCCGCACTCGGTGGCGTACACGGCGACGAAGCACGCCCTCACGGGTCTCACCAAGTCGCTCTCCCTGGACGGCCGTCCGTACCGCATCGCGTGCGGCCAGATCGACATCGGCAACGCGGCGACGGACATGACGCAGCGGATGACCCTCGGCGTGCCGCAGGCGAACGGCGAACTGGCCGTGGAGCCGGTGATGGACGCGGCGGACGTGGCGACGACGGTGCTGCACATGGCGGAACTGCCGCTGGAGGCGAACATCCAGTTCGCGACGGTGCTGGCGACGGCGATGCCGTTCATCGGGCGCGGCTGA